One Terriglobales bacterium DNA segment encodes these proteins:
- a CDS encoding enoyl-CoA hydratase-related protein — protein MSYENLKYAKKDQIATITIDRPKVLNALNMATMEELRQAFTGARDDKDVRVVILTGAGEKSFVAGADINELAKHGAVEGKEYTHQGQSVLDLIENLGKPVICCINGFALGGGCELAMACTFRLASENAKIGQPEVKLGIIPGYGGSQRLPRLVGKGLAMQMLLSGEHITAQEAHRIGLVNEVVPQAELLPRAEAIAKKIIANAPLAVQYCMEAVHRGMEMSQAEGLYLEATLFGMCCATEDKKEGTTAFLEKRAASFKGK, from the coding sequence ATGAGCTACGAAAATCTGAAATACGCCAAGAAAGACCAGATCGCTACCATCACGATCGACCGCCCGAAGGTCCTGAATGCGCTCAACATGGCGACCATGGAAGAGCTGCGGCAGGCCTTCACCGGCGCGCGCGACGACAAAGACGTCCGCGTAGTGATCCTCACCGGCGCAGGAGAGAAGTCGTTCGTTGCCGGGGCGGACATCAACGAGTTGGCCAAGCACGGCGCCGTCGAGGGCAAGGAGTACACGCACCAGGGCCAGTCGGTGCTCGACCTGATCGAGAACCTGGGCAAGCCGGTGATCTGCTGCATCAACGGCTTTGCGCTGGGCGGCGGATGCGAGCTGGCCATGGCCTGCACGTTCCGTCTGGCTTCGGAGAACGCGAAGATCGGGCAGCCCGAGGTGAAGCTGGGCATCATTCCCGGCTACGGCGGCTCGCAGCGGTTGCCGCGGTTGGTGGGCAAAGGTCTGGCCATGCAGATGCTCCTGAGCGGCGAGCACATCACGGCGCAGGAGGCGCACCGCATCGGCCTGGTCAACGAGGTGGTGCCGCAGGCGGAGCTGCTGCCTCGCGCCGAGGCCATCGCCAAGAAAATCATCGCCAACGCGCCGCTGGCGGTGCAGTACTGCATGGAAGCAGTGCACCGCGGCATGGAAATGAGCCAGGCCGAGGGCCTCTACCTGGAGGCCACGCTCTTCGGCATGTGCTGCGCGACGGAAGACAAGAAGGAAGGCACGACGGCGTTCCTGGAAAAGCGCGCCGCGAGCTTCAAGGGGAAGTGA
- a CDS encoding 3-hydroxybutyryl-CoA dehydrogenase, producing MTIKKVGVLGCGLMGSGIAQVCATAGLDVTVLEVEQKFLDKGFAGIDKSLAKFAEKPEKSGITPEKAKEIRARLKGTLKKEDLADCDLIIEAIIENVEDKKKMYASLDGVVKKDAIFASNTSSISITELMTATQRSERFVGLHFFNPVPLMKLVEVVRTIATAADVFESVFEFAGKLGKVPVRTSDKTGFIVNRLLVPYLLDAIRAYEEGVGSIADIDQAMKLGCGYPMGPFTLLDFVGLDTTYYITHVMFEEFKDARFASPPLLKRLVMAGWYGKKTGKGFYDWKDPAKPVPSF from the coding sequence ATGACTATTAAGAAGGTAGGCGTACTGGGTTGCGGACTGATGGGCTCGGGCATCGCACAGGTGTGCGCGACTGCCGGTCTTGACGTCACCGTGCTTGAGGTGGAGCAGAAATTCCTCGACAAGGGCTTCGCCGGGATCGACAAATCGCTGGCCAAGTTCGCGGAGAAGCCGGAGAAGAGCGGCATCACCCCGGAGAAGGCGAAGGAGATCCGCGCCCGCTTGAAGGGCACGCTCAAGAAGGAAGACCTGGCGGATTGCGACCTCATCATCGAGGCCATCATCGAGAATGTCGAAGACAAGAAGAAGATGTACGCATCGCTCGACGGCGTGGTGAAAAAAGACGCCATCTTCGCCTCCAACACCTCTTCCATCTCCATCACCGAGCTGATGACGGCCACCCAGCGCTCGGAGCGCTTCGTCGGGCTGCACTTCTTCAATCCCGTGCCGCTGATGAAGCTGGTGGAGGTGGTGCGCACCATTGCCACCGCCGCCGACGTCTTCGAGAGCGTCTTCGAGTTTGCCGGCAAGCTGGGCAAAGTCCCGGTGCGGACCTCCGACAAGACCGGATTCATCGTGAACCGGCTGCTGGTGCCGTACCTGCTGGACGCCATCCGCGCCTACGAGGAGGGAGTGGGCTCCATCGCGGACATCGACCAGGCCATGAAGCTGGGCTGCGGCTATCCCATGGGGCCGTTCACGCTGCTCGACTTTGTGGGCCTCGACACCACCTACTACATCACCCACGTGATGTTCGAGGAGTTCAAAGATGCGCGCTTTGCCTCACCGCCGCTGTTGAAGCGGCTGGTGATGGCCGGGTGGTACGGGAAGAAGACGGGCAAGGGGTTTTACGACTGGAAGGATCCGGCGAAGCCGGTGCCCAGCTTTTGA